Proteins encoded together in one Chitinophaga varians window:
- a CDS encoding HAD-IIB family hydrolase — protein MLLATDLDGTFLAGSAADKDQLYELVRSREDIQLVFVTGRGIRSVLTLLEDTRLPRPEYIICDVGATVTHLASLVSVEPVQSDIARLWPGDQVREQLKSVKGLLHQDAQQQYRCSYYYDDATDIDTAREVAESLHCDLLLSAGKYLDILPRGVNKGNTLQQLLGVLALPHHEVLVAGDSMNDFSMYEMGFKGVVVGGAEPELLARTEGMPNVLQAGRSGTGGILEAMAWFPEFGRYL, from the coding sequence ATGTTATTAGCAACAGACTTAGACGGAACATTTCTGGCCGGCTCCGCGGCAGACAAAGATCAGCTATACGAGCTGGTCCGCAGCAGAGAAGACATACAACTGGTTTTTGTAACGGGAAGGGGTATACGTAGTGTATTGACTTTATTGGAAGATACGCGCCTTCCCCGTCCGGAGTATATCATTTGTGATGTGGGCGCCACTGTTACGCATCTGGCTTCGCTGGTATCGGTAGAGCCGGTGCAGTCCGATATTGCCAGATTGTGGCCAGGAGATCAGGTGCGGGAGCAACTGAAATCGGTGAAGGGATTATTGCACCAGGACGCGCAGCAGCAGTACCGTTGCTCCTATTATTATGACGATGCCACTGATATTGACACTGCGCGGGAAGTAGCCGAATCGCTGCACTGTGATCTGTTATTATCTGCCGGGAAATACCTGGATATTCTTCCCCGTGGCGTGAACAAAGGGAATACGCTGCAACAATTGTTAGGAGTGCTGGCATTGCCTCATCATGAGGTGTTGGTGGCCGGTGATTCCATGAATGATTTCTCCATGTATGAAATGGGATTTAAGGGCGTGGTAGTTGGTGGCGCTGAGCCGGAACTGCTTGCCCGTACGGAGGGAATGCCTAATGTGCTGCAAGCGGGCCGCAGCGGTACAGGTGGTATTTTAGAAGCCATGGCATGGTTTCCGGAGTTCGGCAGATATTTATAA
- a CDS encoding pirin family protein: protein MKNAKHVSQILIAPAPHMVGDGFRVHSVLPGGTRSQNNPVSPFILMDYGAPSYFPPTNRPRGVDQHPHKGFETVTVVYQGELEHRDSTGSHGKLAPGDVQWMTAAAGIVHEEKHETEFSKRGGKVEMAQLWVNLPKAYKNSKPGYQNLTKAEIPVVKVSEEGYVRVIAGEYNDVKGAAKTFSPVNVLDVQLKKGDKIEVAFPAHFNTIAVVMRGEADINGSAVKGVETVLFEHDGTDITITAVADTSMLLLSGEPINEPIVAYGPFVMNTPEEINEAINDYNAGKMGFLN, encoded by the coding sequence ATGAAAAATGCAAAACATGTAAGTCAGATTTTAATAGCGCCTGCTCCCCATATGGTGGGTGACGGATTCAGGGTGCATAGCGTACTGCCCGGCGGTACCCGTTCCCAGAACAACCCTGTCAGCCCTTTTATCCTGATGGACTACGGCGCACCCAGTTACTTCCCGCCTACCAACAGACCCCGTGGCGTGGACCAGCACCCGCACAAAGGATTTGAAACTGTAACCGTGGTATACCAGGGAGAACTGGAACACCGCGATTCTACTGGCAGTCATGGTAAACTGGCTCCTGGCGACGTACAGTGGATGACCGCAGCGGCAGGTATCGTGCACGAAGAAAAACACGAAACCGAATTCAGCAAAAGAGGCGGTAAAGTAGAGATGGCCCAACTGTGGGTAAATCTGCCGAAAGCCTATAAAAACAGCAAGCCTGGTTATCAGAACCTTACCAAAGCGGAGATACCTGTGGTGAAAGTAAGTGAAGAAGGATATGTAAGAGTGATTGCAGGAGAATATAATGATGTTAAAGGCGCAGCTAAAACCTTCTCACCTGTAAACGTACTGGACGTACAGCTGAAAAAAGGCGATAAAATAGAAGTGGCTTTCCCGGCACATTTCAATACCATAGCGGTTGTGATGCGGGGAGAAGCAGACATCAACGGTAGCGCCGTCAAAGGTGTGGAAACCGTGCTCTTTGAGCATGATGGCACTGATATCACCATTACTGCTGTTGCAGACACCAGCATGTTGCTGTTGAGCGGTGAGCCCATCAATGAACCGATCGTGGCGTATGGTCCTTTTGTGATGAACACACCAGAGGAAATAAATGAAGCCATCAACGACTACAACGCCGGTAAAATGGGCTTCCTGAATTAA
- the dxs gene encoding 1-deoxy-D-xylulose-5-phosphate synthase, which translates to MNITAGSLLSQINSPADLRKLSKDQLHQVCEELRQYIIDVVSVHGGHFAASLGVVELSVALHYVFNTPYDQLVWDVGHQAYGHKILTGRREAFPTNRKYKGISGFPKRDESEYDTFGVGHSSTSISAALGMAMASHYKGEFDRQHIAVIGDGAMTAGMAFEALNHAGVANANVLIILNDNCMSIDPNVGALKEYLTDITTSPTYNKLRDDVWHLLGKLPVGKRFTREMASKLEASLKGVVSKSSNLFESLQLRYFGPIDGHNITKLADTLQDLKDIPGPKLLHIVTTKGKGYALAEKDQTTWHAPGLFDKITGEIFKKPVDRPQPPKYQDVFGHTMIELAEKNEKIIGITPAMPSGSSLKFMMEKMPDRAFDVGICEQHAVTLSAGMATQGMRVFCNIYSSFFQRAFDQAVHDVAIQNLPVVFCLDRAGLVGEDGPTHHGAYDIAYMRSIPNVIISAPMNEEELRNLMYSAQLEENTHPYVIRYPRGQGVMPEWRTPFKAIKAGTGRKIRDGKEIAILSFGHVGNFVTEACKELISDGLQPAHYDLRFVKPLDEAMLHEVFSNFNKVITVEDGAIIGGVGSAVLEFMAKHNYNAQVKMLGIPDKIIEHGKPEELYRECGYDPSGIARATREMLREKITVTV; encoded by the coding sequence ATGAATATCACGGCCGGTTCACTTTTAAGCCAGATAAACTCCCCAGCGGATTTGAGAAAGCTGAGCAAAGATCAGCTGCATCAGGTGTGTGAGGAACTGCGTCAATACATTATTGACGTAGTAAGTGTGCATGGTGGCCACTTTGCCGCCAGCCTGGGTGTTGTGGAGCTCTCAGTAGCCCTGCATTATGTCTTTAATACTCCTTATGACCAGCTGGTATGGGACGTAGGACACCAGGCTTATGGACATAAAATCCTTACCGGCCGACGCGAAGCCTTTCCGACCAACCGGAAGTACAAAGGCATCAGCGGGTTTCCCAAAAGAGACGAAAGCGAATATGATACCTTCGGCGTAGGGCACTCCTCTACCTCCATCTCTGCTGCATTGGGCATGGCCATGGCCTCCCATTACAAAGGAGAATTTGACCGCCAGCACATTGCCGTTATCGGCGATGGCGCCATGACGGCCGGTATGGCTTTTGAAGCCCTCAACCACGCAGGGGTGGCCAATGCCAACGTGCTGATTATCCTCAACGATAACTGCATGTCCATCGATCCCAATGTGGGCGCGCTCAAGGAATACCTGACAGATATCACCACATCGCCTACCTACAACAAGCTGCGTGACGATGTGTGGCACCTGCTCGGCAAACTGCCGGTTGGCAAACGCTTCACCCGCGAAATGGCCTCCAAACTGGAAGCCTCCCTCAAAGGCGTGGTGTCTAAATCCTCCAACCTCTTCGAATCACTCCAATTGCGGTACTTCGGTCCTATTGACGGCCATAATATTACCAAACTGGCCGATACCCTTCAGGACCTGAAAGATATTCCCGGCCCTAAACTGCTGCATATCGTTACCACCAAAGGTAAAGGCTATGCCCTCGCAGAAAAGGACCAAACCACCTGGCATGCGCCCGGTCTGTTCGACAAAATCACCGGTGAAATTTTCAAAAAACCGGTCGACAGGCCACAGCCGCCCAAATACCAGGACGTTTTCGGCCATACGATGATCGAACTGGCAGAAAAGAACGAAAAAATCATCGGTATCACACCAGCCATGCCTTCCGGCTCCTCCCTCAAATTCATGATGGAGAAAATGCCGGACCGTGCATTCGACGTAGGTATCTGCGAACAACACGCTGTTACCCTCTCCGCCGGTATGGCCACCCAGGGCATGCGTGTGTTCTGTAACATCTATTCTTCCTTCTTCCAGCGCGCCTTCGATCAGGCCGTACACGATGTGGCCATCCAAAACCTGCCGGTTGTATTCTGCCTCGACAGGGCAGGCCTGGTAGGAGAAGACGGCCCCACTCACCATGGCGCCTACGATATTGCCTATATGCGCAGTATCCCCAACGTGATCATCAGCGCTCCCATGAACGAAGAAGAGCTGCGTAACCTGATGTACAGCGCCCAACTGGAAGAAAATACCCATCCATATGTGATCCGCTACCCACGCGGACAGGGCGTGATGCCTGAATGGCGTACGCCGTTCAAAGCCATCAAAGCCGGTACCGGCCGCAAAATCCGTGACGGCAAGGAAATCGCTATCCTGTCCTTCGGACATGTAGGCAACTTCGTTACTGAAGCCTGCAAAGAACTGATCAGCGATGGCCTGCAACCTGCCCACTACGACCTCCGCTTTGTAAAACCACTGGACGAAGCCATGCTGCACGAAGTGTTCAGCAACTTCAACAAAGTGATCACCGTGGAAGACGGCGCCATCATCGGCGGTGTTGGCAGCGCTGTACTGGAATTCATGGCAAAACACAACTATAACGCCCAGGTGAAAATGCTCGGTATCCCCGATAAAATCATCGAACATGGCAAACCGGAAGAACTGTACCGCGAATGCGGCTACGATCCATCCGGCATCGCCCGTGCCACCAGGGAAATGCTGCGGGAAAAAATCACCGTTACCGTATAA
- a CDS encoding PAS domain-containing protein: protein MQRSPIKIAGLCLLFVIIVINAYLLTGSESSTQKTWLILNETVLCSAFLLLTVTLIRKQPVSQFENLYINHPIPMWIYEKDTLRFLFVNEAACKKYGYTRQEFLALTIKDIRENEELDALMENVRDRCNGAEYRGIWKHRRKNGENFFVEIYAHTAYYQGREARFIMAKDVDEQVRAAKEAHQLGIRYELLAQATNDALYDRNLITNEVLWKHGLESMFQHPTQPDTDLYDWWKSNVHPADGPAVMASLDTCLQNKSNSWSQQYRFRCSDGTFKYVVDRAFIIYENDRPTRMIGIVQDIDQYVKQAVRLEKQNKTLREIAWINSHEIRRPVVSILSITNLFDKSNQDVHLNSRLMEWLHQSTRQLDEIIHKIEHKVKNIE, encoded by the coding sequence ATGCAACGCTCCCCGATTAAGATTGCAGGTTTGTGTTTGCTTTTTGTAATCATTGTTATCAATGCTTATCTCCTCACCGGAAGCGAATCATCTACTCAAAAAACCTGGCTTATACTCAATGAAACTGTACTCTGCAGCGCCTTTCTGCTGTTAACCGTTACGCTTATACGCAAACAACCGGTTTCCCAGTTCGAAAATCTGTACATTAATCACCCGATCCCGATGTGGATCTACGAGAAAGACACCCTTCGTTTCCTGTTTGTGAATGAAGCCGCCTGTAAAAAATACGGCTATACACGGCAGGAATTCCTTGCTCTCACGATCAAGGACATACGGGAAAATGAAGAGCTTGATGCGTTAATGGAAAATGTCCGTGACCGCTGTAACGGAGCTGAATACCGGGGTATCTGGAAACACCGCCGTAAAAACGGGGAGAATTTCTTTGTGGAGATCTATGCCCATACGGCCTACTATCAGGGAAGGGAAGCCCGTTTTATCATGGCCAAAGATGTCGATGAACAGGTACGCGCCGCCAAAGAGGCCCATCAGCTCGGCATCCGGTACGAACTGCTGGCACAGGCCACCAATGATGCGCTCTACGACCGCAACCTCATCACCAATGAGGTGCTCTGGAAACACGGGCTCGAAAGCATGTTTCAACATCCCACCCAGCCGGATACCGACCTGTATGACTGGTGGAAATCCAATGTCCATCCGGCCGACGGCCCCGCAGTCATGGCCTCCCTCGATACCTGCCTGCAAAACAAAAGCAATTCCTGGTCACAGCAATACCGCTTCCGCTGCTCTGATGGCACTTTTAAATATGTGGTGGACCGGGCGTTCATTATCTATGAAAACGACCGGCCCACCCGCATGATAGGCATCGTACAGGATATAGACCAATACGTGAAACAGGCGGTACGCCTCGAAAAACAAAATAAAACCCTGCGGGAAATAGCCTGGATCAATTCACATGAAATACGCAGGCCAGTGGTGTCTATCCTTAGCATCACCAACCTGTTTGATAAAAGCAACCAGGATGTGCATCTCAATTCCAGGCTGATGGAATGGCTGCACCAATCCACCCGGCAACTGGATGAAATCATTCACAAAATAGAACACAAGGTGAAAAATATTGAATAA
- a CDS encoding geranylgeranylglyceryl/heptaprenylglyceryl phosphate synthase — protein sequence MYNKIYTSFIERKARKEKAFAVLIDPDKVTPAGIIELAAKCTAAKVDYIFLGGSLVITNHLDECVQQLKASCDIPVILFPGSPSQVSRYADALLYLSMISGRNPELLIGQHVVSAAAVKKSQLEVISTGYMVIDGGAPTTVSYISNATPIPADKADIAMCTAMAGEMLGMKVIYMDAGSGARNPITETMISRVASQVEVPIIVGGGIRDAEKAYRNCKAGADIIVVGNAIENDLSLIKELADAVHSTAPITI from the coding sequence ATGTACAATAAAATATACACTTCGTTCATCGAAAGAAAGGCTAGGAAAGAAAAAGCATTCGCGGTTTTAATTGATCCGGACAAGGTGACTCCTGCTGGCATCATTGAACTTGCGGCAAAATGCACCGCTGCCAAAGTTGATTATATCTTCCTTGGCGGTAGCCTGGTCATCACCAATCATCTGGATGAATGCGTGCAACAATTGAAAGCCAGTTGCGATATTCCTGTTATTTTGTTTCCAGGAAGCCCTTCGCAGGTTTCGAGATATGCAGACGCACTCCTTTATCTTTCCATGATTTCAGGCAGGAACCCTGAGTTATTGATCGGCCAGCACGTAGTATCCGCTGCTGCTGTTAAAAAAAGCCAGCTGGAAGTGATTTCCACCGGCTATATGGTCATTGACGGAGGTGCTCCTACCACTGTTTCCTACATCAGCAATGCCACTCCTATTCCTGCCGACAAGGCGGATATTGCGATGTGTACCGCCATGGCAGGAGAGATGCTGGGCATGAAAGTGATCTATATGGATGCCGGCAGCGGCGCCCGTAACCCCATCACCGAAACCATGATCAGCAGGGTAGCCAGCCAGGTGGAAGTGCCCATCATCGTGGGCGGCGGTATCCGCGACGCTGAAAAAGCTTACCGGAACTGCAAAGCCGGCGCCGATATCATCGTGGTAGGCAATGCCATCGAAAATGATCTCTCCCTGATCAAGGAACTGGCAGATGCCGTGCATTCTACAGCACCCATCACCATTTAG
- a CDS encoding OsmC family protein has translation MKRFATANWQGTGKEGKGTVSSQSTVLNNTQYSYSSRFEEGVGTNPEELIAAAHAGCFTMKLSFVISGAGLTPGNIDTKCTITLENGAITSSHLEVKASVPGLDAAKFAEMAADAKANCPISKLLNTNITMDAVLV, from the coding sequence ATGAAAAGATTTGCAACAGCCAATTGGCAAGGCACTGGTAAAGAAGGTAAAGGTACCGTTAGTTCCCAGTCAACCGTGTTGAACAATACCCAATACTCCTACAGCAGCCGTTTTGAGGAAGGTGTAGGTACTAATCCGGAAGAACTGATAGCAGCTGCTCATGCCGGCTGTTTCACCATGAAACTGAGCTTTGTGATCTCTGGTGCCGGTTTAACTCCTGGTAACATCGACACCAAATGCACCATTACCCTGGAAAACGGCGCTATTACCTCCAGCCACCTGGAAGTGAAAGCCAGCGTTCCGGGCCTGGATGCCGCCAAATTTGCGGAAATGGCTGCCGATGCGAAAGCCAACTGCCCTATCAGCAAACTGCTGAACACCAATATTACCATGGATGCCGTACTGGTATAA
- a CDS encoding pirin family protein, translating to MKKIIQRADDRGYANHGWLKSHHSFSFANYYNPDKIHFGALRVLNDDQVKGGMGFGAHPHDNMEIVSIVLDGSLEHRDNTGTRGVIRKNDVQVMSAGSGIVHSEFNASKTDDVSFLQIWVFPKERNIAPRYDQRTFDPADRHNALQLVVAPDGAQNALSLHQDAWFSLGDFEAGQKIDLTPKQQGAGSYLFLLSGEIKVADEVLQTRDAIGLSDYEKVTVEVLEPATFLLIDVPMLN from the coding sequence ATGAAAAAGATTATACAGCGTGCAGATGACAGAGGTTATGCCAATCATGGCTGGTTGAAAAGCCATCATTCTTTCAGCTTTGCTAATTATTATAATCCTGATAAAATTCACTTCGGCGCTTTGCGTGTATTGAATGATGACCAGGTAAAAGGTGGTATGGGCTTCGGCGCACATCCCCACGATAATATGGAGATCGTTTCCATTGTGCTGGACGGTAGCCTGGAGCACCGTGACAATACCGGTACAAGGGGCGTGATCAGAAAAAACGATGTGCAGGTAATGAGTGCCGGCAGCGGTATCGTACACTCTGAATTTAACGCATCCAAAACAGATGACGTGAGCTTCCTGCAGATATGGGTATTTCCCAAAGAAAGAAATATTGCACCGCGTTATGATCAACGTACCTTTGATCCTGCTGACCGCCACAATGCTTTGCAGTTGGTAGTTGCGCCGGATGGCGCACAAAATGCGCTGAGCCTTCACCAGGATGCGTGGTTCTCACTGGGTGATTTTGAAGCAGGGCAAAAAATAGACCTGACACCCAAACAACAAGGCGCAGGCAGTTATCTGTTCCTTCTCAGCGGGGAAATAAAAGTAGCGGATGAAGTGCTGCAAACACGCGACGCCATTGGGTTATCTGATTACGAAAAGGTAACCGTGGAAGTGCTGGAACCGGCAACGTTTTTGCTGATAGATGTTCCCATGCTGAACTGA
- a CDS encoding ferredoxin--NADP reductase: MYLQLKIVGIKEETPGTKTYYLENTIPEPVVYQAGQFLTFVIQLNHKEHRRSYSLSTTPGIDPVMAVTIREKENGEISRHLLHTWKTGDILTALEPSGRFTFEPSPEERDIFLLAAGSGITPVFSLLKQMLRDEPASKITLIYSNSTPERTIFYEQLQTLEQQHPQLKILFLFSNDPDSHHAYRRLNNILLELLVNEHLLYHKDTAQFFLCGPPEYMRMILLTLHFMGFRDTQLHKENFVITTEAKLAHTTIPTDDTPREVNIQLRNETYTLSVPANQTILSYALEHDVPLPYSCKGGVCGSCTAQCTSGKVWMSVNEVLTDKELAEGLILTCVGYPASDKINIEL; encoded by the coding sequence ATGTATTTGCAACTAAAGATTGTTGGCATAAAAGAAGAAACGCCCGGCACCAAGACCTACTACCTCGAAAATACCATCCCGGAGCCTGTAGTATATCAGGCCGGACAATTCCTCACATTTGTCATTCAGCTCAATCATAAAGAACATCGCCGTTCCTACTCCCTCAGCACCACGCCCGGAATAGACCCGGTTATGGCCGTTACCATCCGGGAAAAGGAAAACGGAGAGATATCCCGCCACCTGCTGCACACCTGGAAAACCGGCGATATCCTGACCGCCCTCGAACCTTCCGGCAGGTTTACCTTTGAACCCTCGCCAGAAGAACGCGACATCTTCCTGCTCGCCGCCGGCAGCGGTATTACCCCGGTGTTCTCCCTGCTCAAACAAATGCTCAGGGATGAACCGGCGTCTAAAATCACCCTTATTTACAGCAACAGCACGCCTGAAAGGACTATCTTCTACGAACAGCTGCAGACACTGGAACAACAGCATCCACAGCTTAAAATCCTTTTTCTCTTCAGCAACGACCCGGACAGCCACCACGCTTATCGCCGGCTCAATAACATACTGCTGGAGCTGCTGGTCAATGAACACCTGCTGTACCATAAGGACACCGCACAATTTTTCCTCTGCGGCCCACCGGAATATATGCGCATGATCCTGCTCACCCTGCATTTTATGGGCTTCAGGGACACACAGCTGCATAAAGAAAACTTCGTGATCACCACAGAGGCCAAACTGGCCCATACTACCATTCCCACTGACGATACGCCTCGTGAAGTGAACATCCAGCTGCGCAACGAAACATATACATTGTCTGTACCCGCCAATCAAACGATCCTCAGCTACGCGCTGGAACATGATGTGCCGCTGCCATACAGCTGCAAAGGTGGTGTATGCGGTTCCTGTACCGCACAATGTACCAGCGGGAAAGTCTGGATGTCTGTCAATGAGGTGCTGACCGACAAAGAGCTGGCAGAAGGGCTTATCCTTACCTGCGTGGGTTATCCCGCCAGCGATAAAATCAATATCGAATTATAA
- a CDS encoding LytR/AlgR family response regulator transcription factor, with product MKKALIIDDERLARSELKKLLADHPEIVVVGEAVNAKDGIEKIENLHPDLLFLDIQMPDKTGFDLLAELEKSPQVIFTTAYDEYALKAFEYNALDYLLKPVEPKRLADAIHKLHQQDEKDRLAASGGIRTLLSENDQVFVKDGDRCWFVKLQEIRLFESVGNYARVYFEGNKPLILKSLNALEERLDERVFFRANRKHIVNLRMIEKIDTYFNGGLLLEMKGGEKIEVSRRQAVKFKEMMSL from the coding sequence ATGAAAAAAGCATTGATAATAGATGATGAACGCCTGGCCAGGAGTGAACTGAAAAAATTGCTGGCAGACCACCCGGAGATAGTGGTGGTGGGCGAAGCAGTGAACGCGAAGGATGGTATAGAAAAGATAGAGAATCTGCATCCCGACCTGCTGTTTTTAGATATTCAGATGCCTGACAAAACAGGGTTTGATCTGCTGGCCGAGCTGGAAAAATCGCCCCAGGTGATTTTTACGACCGCCTATGACGAATATGCCCTGAAAGCATTTGAATACAACGCGCTGGATTATTTGTTGAAGCCTGTAGAGCCCAAACGCCTGGCTGACGCCATTCACAAGCTGCATCAGCAGGACGAAAAGGACCGGCTGGCCGCTTCCGGAGGGATACGTACCCTTTTATCGGAGAATGACCAGGTGTTTGTGAAAGACGGCGACCGCTGCTGGTTTGTAAAGCTGCAGGAGATCCGGCTGTTTGAGAGCGTGGGCAACTATGCGCGGGTCTATTTTGAAGGCAACAAGCCGCTGATCCTGAAATCGCTCAACGCCCTCGAGGAGCGGCTGGACGAGCGGGTGTTTTTCCGTGCCAACCGCAAGCATATCGTTAACCTGCGGATGATTGAAAAAATTGACACTTACTTCAACGGCGGGTTACTGCTGGAGATGAAAGGGGGCGAAAAGATCGAGGTCAGCCGCCGTCAGGCTGTTAAGTTCAAGGAGATGATGAGCCTTTAG
- a CDS encoding YceI family protein: MTTWKIDPTHSDVQFKVKHLMITTVTGQFGTFDATMQTEGNDFSSANITFSADINSVTTQNAQRDQHLLAGDFFDAAQYPKLQFVSKEVKKIDDETYKLIGDLTIRDNTRPVELNVEFGGEVVDPWGQTKAGFELSGKINRKDFGLTFNATTETGGVLLSDEVKLLASVQMIKQA; this comes from the coding sequence ATGACAACCTGGAAAATTGATCCCACTCATAGTGATGTACAGTTTAAAGTAAAACACCTGATGATCACTACCGTTACCGGCCAGTTCGGTACGTTCGATGCTACTATGCAAACGGAAGGCAACGATTTCAGTTCCGCGAACATCACCTTCAGCGCTGACATCAACAGCGTTACCACACAGAACGCACAACGTGACCAGCACCTGCTGGCAGGCGATTTCTTTGATGCGGCACAGTATCCCAAACTGCAGTTCGTTTCCAAAGAAGTGAAAAAAATTGATGACGAAACCTATAAACTGATCGGTGATCTGACTATCCGCGACAACACCCGTCCGGTAGAACTGAACGTGGAATTCGGTGGCGAAGTAGTAGACCCGTGGGGACAAACAAAAGCAGGCTTTGAGCTGAGCGGTAAAATCAACCGTAAAGACTTTGGTCTTACATTTAACGCTACCACAGAAACAGGCGGCGTGCTGCTGAGTGACGAAGTGAAACTGCTGGCCAGCGTACAAATGATCAAACAAGCATAA
- a CDS encoding sensor histidine kinase has translation MLKQVSKYWWGQLLGWSVYFLVNVFFNFTLNKPNLHAAVIYMIIFTMCGIASTHLFRTLLNKFRGWGSYNFEKQLVIFLVLVVSTSLVWYFVYNLVLDYMVGNRPKGKNFLLNLVDRGYLASFAISFIWWVIYFIWHYVDRNRTTQVDRLKLESTVKELELKTIKAQLNPHFIFNALNSIRALVDENPQRARTAITELSNILRSSMAIEKVETVSLENELNIVKDYLALEHIRFEERLQVRYEIDPDTLELQVPPMMLQTLVENAIKHGISRMVSGGTVFIASRLNGMEHEITIENTGQLVEKNVVNGHGFGLESTRQRLSLLFGNRATFDIRNKNEATVEARVVMPLL, from the coding sequence ATGCTTAAACAAGTATCCAAATATTGGTGGGGGCAATTGTTGGGATGGTCTGTATATTTTCTGGTCAACGTATTTTTCAACTTCACCCTGAATAAACCAAATCTGCACGCAGCGGTGATCTATATGATCATCTTCACTATGTGCGGCATTGCTTCTACCCACTTGTTCAGGACGCTTTTAAACAAGTTCAGGGGCTGGGGTAGCTATAACTTTGAAAAGCAATTGGTTATATTTTTGGTGCTGGTAGTCAGTACGAGCCTGGTATGGTACTTCGTGTACAACCTGGTACTGGATTATATGGTGGGCAATCGCCCGAAGGGCAAAAACTTCCTGTTGAACCTTGTTGACAGGGGCTATCTGGCCTCTTTTGCCATTTCTTTCATCTGGTGGGTGATTTATTTCATCTGGCACTATGTGGACCGTAACCGGACGACCCAGGTGGACCGGCTCAAACTGGAGTCCACGGTAAAGGAACTGGAGCTGAAAACCATTAAAGCACAGCTGAACCCTCACTTTATCTTTAATGCGCTGAACAGCATCCGGGCGCTGGTGGATGAGAATCCGCAGCGGGCCAGAACGGCGATCACAGAACTGTCCAATATCCTTCGCAGTTCCATGGCTATCGAAAAGGTAGAGACCGTTAGCCTGGAAAATGAATTAAACATTGTAAAAGATTACCTTGCACTGGAACATATCCGGTTTGAGGAGCGGTTACAGGTGCGGTACGAAATAGATCCGGACACGCTGGAGCTTCAGGTACCGCCAATGATGTTGCAGACTCTGGTGGAAAACGCCATTAAGCATGGTATTTCCAGGATGGTAAGCGGTGGAACGGTGTTTATTGCCTCCCGGTTGAATGGCATGGAGCATGAAATCACTATTGAAAATACCGGGCAACTGGTAGAAAAGAATGTGGTAAACGGCCATGGTTTTGGATTAGAGAGCACCCGGCAACGGTTAAGCCTTTTATTCGGAAACAGGGCTACTTTTGATATCAGAAATAAAAACGAGGCAACGGTGGAGGCCCGCGTGGTGATGCCGTTACTCTGA
- a CDS encoding NAD(P)H-dependent oxidoreductase has product MDIIQKLEWRYAVKKFDPVKKLTAAQLDRITTATRLSASSYGLQPYKMLIIENPAIREKLKAASWNQSQVTDASHLVVFARVRDLNESHVDDYTNNIAATRNINPEDLAGFAGIMKGTVNRLDAAAAAVWTSKQAYLALGTLLTAAAAEGIDACPMEGFDANQYDEILGLKDKGLATVVTAAIGFRAEDDAMQHAKKVRKPIAELVEVI; this is encoded by the coding sequence ATGGATATTATACAAAAACTGGAATGGCGTTATGCCGTGAAGAAATTTGACCCGGTGAAGAAGCTGACTGCCGCCCAGTTGGACAGGATCACTACAGCTACCCGGTTGTCAGCATCCTCTTATGGGCTTCAGCCTTATAAGATGCTGATCATAGAGAACCCTGCCATCAGGGAAAAACTGAAGGCGGCCTCCTGGAACCAGTCACAGGTTACAGATGCCTCGCATCTGGTGGTGTTTGCCCGGGTACGCGACCTGAACGAGTCCCACGTAGACGATTATACGAATAATATAGCCGCCACGCGTAATATCAATCCGGAAGACCTTGCCGGTTTTGCGGGAATAATGAAAGGCACCGTGAACCGCCTGGATGCAGCGGCTGCCGCCGTATGGACCTCCAAGCAGGCTTACCTGGCACTGGGCACGCTGCTGACAGCCGCCGCAGCCGAAGGAATCGACGCTTGTCCGATGGAAGGCTTTGACGCGAATCAATATGACGAAATTTTGGGTTTAAAGGATAAAGGACTGGCTACTGTAGTGACAGCAGCCATTGGTTTCAGAGCGGAAGACGATGCGATGCAACATGCGAAGAAAGTAAGAAAACCAATTGCTGAATTAGTGGAAGTTATTTAA